The genomic window CCCGTCGTGGGCCAAGGTGCCGTCCTGGTACCTGATTTCGACCGACGACCTGACCTTTCCCCCCGCATCGCAACGCTTCCAGGCCGACCGCATGCGGGCACAGATCAGCGAAGTGAAATCCTCGCACGCCTCGCCGGTGTCCCACCCGGATGAGGTGGTCGCGACCATCACTGCCGCGGCAAGCAGCTCCTGACCGGAATGCAGTTCGGAACCTCGGCAGCGACCGGGAACGAGTGGCGACAAATGAGCCGAATGTCGCTACTCGGTCCCGGCTTTCGCCGTGCTGACCGATCTCGCTATTACAGCCAACCGGCGTGGCGGGCGATGCGGATCGCGTCGATACGATTGCGGCCGCCGATTTTGATGATCGCGTTCGACAGGTAGTTGCGCACGGTCGCAGCTGAGAGGAACAGCGTTCGCGCGATTTCGTCGGTGCTGATACCGGTCTCGGCGGCCCGGAGCACATCGGCCTCGCGGTGGGTGAGGGGACTGGTGCCGGTTTCGAGCGCCGCGGCGACCAGGTCCGCATCGATCACGCGCTCACCGGCGACGACCCGGCGGATGCTGTCGGCAAGCGTCTGTGCGGGTGCGTCTTTGACGACGAAGCCGCGCACATGCGCCTGCAAGGCGCGCAGTAGATATCCCGGTTGACTGAGCCCGGTCAAGATGAGCACCTGGCACTGGGGAACCTGTTCGTGGACACGTTCGGCGGCGCTGATGCCATCGAGGCCCGGCATGTCGATGTCCAACAGTGCGACATCGGGTCGCGTGCGCACGATTTCGTCGACGACGAGGTCACCGCGATCGAGTTCGGCGATCACGTCGATATCGTCCTCGCGGGACAGCAATGCCACAAGCGCGCCGCGGATCATGTGCATGTCTTCGGCGACCAGCACACGAATCATCGTGTCACCTCCGGTATTTCGATGCGCAGCCGGAATTTGCCGTCCCTGCTCTGCCGCGCGGACAAGGTACCGGACAGCGCGGCGGCCCGCTCCGCGAGGCCGGACAGGCCATTGCCCGCACCCGTTTTCTTGTGCGCGCCGTCGTTGACAATTTCCAGAAATACCTTGCCGCCGTTACATCCGGCGACTATCGAGCAGGTGCGCGCGGCACTGTGCCGCAGCACGTTGGTGACGCCTTCGCGGGTTCCCCAGGCGAGCACGTCATCGACTTCGGCCGCCAGCTGTGGCAGGTCGATGTGGTGGTGGGTGGCGATGCCGGCGGCGGAAAGGAGCGCGGTGGCCCCCGCCGCCTCGGCTTCCAGCGAAACGGTGTGTTCGCCGAGGGTGACCCTGCGCATCGCCTGCAGGGTGTCGCGAGCGAGCATGGCGACGCCTCGAATCTCCGATCTCGCTGCGTCGGGATCGCTCGCCAGCAATGCGGCAGCCAGGTCACCTTTCAACGACACCGCCGAGAGGCTTTGACCGAGTAGGTCGTGCAGATCTCGGGATACCCGCAGCCGCTCGCGTTCGGCCGCCTGTTCGGCCAGATCGGTCCTTGTGCGGTCGAGCTGGTCAACGGCGCGCACCAGCACGGCCACGCCGACGAGGCACGCGGAGAGCACGGTGAACACGACCACCACCTCGATGGCATCCGCGGTCATCAGCCAGGGGTCGACACGGTCGGAGTCGACCAGTCTGCCCGCTGCGGTTCCGATGATCGGCAGTGTCACCAGGATGAGCCGGACCCACCCACGGAACAGCAGTGCGGCCGATGCGATGAAGAACACCTGGGTGATGCCCCACGCCACCGGAAACCAGAACGTCGGAACGTATACGAGCGCGGTCAGCAGCAGGAATGTCGCGGGCCAGAAGCGTGGGCGTCCGTTCGGGATCGTGCCGAACACATGGTGCAGGTGGACCAAGACCGTGGCGGCAGCGACAACCCACAACAGAACCGCGACGCCGAATTGGTCGGGTCCCTGTGCCGGTGCCTGCGACGGCGCCAAAGCGCCCGTCGCACAGGTGGTTCCGACCAGGAGCACACGCGCGTGCCGGACCGTCACCAGCCACGGTCCGCTGAGGGGTCGCGATGCCTCATTCATGCGCTGCTCCCTGAACTCGGTACGAGCGTATCGATGTGGCACTCGAGCACCCAGTCGCCGTCGACCCTGCGAACGGCGAGCACCACTGGTCCGGCTGCCCCGTCGCGGAGCAGCCGTGCCAGCACGGCGCGTAGGGCGGCACGCAGCGATTCGTCCGCCTTCTCCGGCAGCCCAGTGGCGGGAAGCTCGACCCGGGCTTCGATCCCCGCCGCAGCGAGAAGTGCCGACGCGGAGGTGATTTCGTGCGGGAACGCGGGATGTTGGAAACCGCGGATCAGTTGGCGGGCCTCGGCCAGCCCGTGACGCGAGACATCGACCAGCGCTTCGAGTTCGGTGCGAGCCGACGCGCGATCGCCGCGTGCGGTGAACTCTTCCGCATGACTCGCGCAGGCGGTGATCTCCACCAGCGCTCGCTGCACCGTCCGCGCCAGTTCACCATCGATGCGTAGTCGTTCCCTGGCGACTGCCCGCTCGGAGAGAGCCGCCCCGGCATCGAGCAGCCTGCGCAAGGCGACGACCATCCACACCAGTGTGTATACCGCGATGACTCGCATCCCGGTCGTCACCGCCAACCACAGCGCGTGCTGCTCGGTTGCGCCGAGCAGCAGTGCCAACGGCGCCGTGGCAGCGACGAGGATCAGCGAGATCGGCACCGCGAGGATCGGCCGCAGCGTCAGGGCGACAACCACGGCGACGATGTGCACGGTGTTCAGCCAGGAAACGCCGAGCACCGGCGTCGCGCCGAGCACCAGCGCGGCCAGTACCGCCGCCGTGTACGACGCGCCGGGCGGAATGGTGTCACGCATGGCAAAGGCTATGTGCCGCAGATAGATCGGCAGGCACACGGCCAGTAGAACGGCGGTCGCGCCGACATCGGCCCTAGGGTCGGCGC from Nocardia iowensis includes these protein-coding regions:
- a CDS encoding sensor histidine kinase → MNEASRPLSGPWLVTVRHARVLLVGTTCATGALAPSQAPAQGPDQFGVAVLLWVVAAATVLVHLHHVFGTIPNGRPRFWPATFLLLTALVYVPTFWFPVAWGITQVFFIASAALLFRGWVRLILVTLPIIGTAAGRLVDSDRVDPWLMTADAIEVVVVFTVLSACLVGVAVLVRAVDQLDRTRTDLAEQAAERERLRVSRDLHDLLGQSLSAVSLKGDLAAALLASDPDAARSEIRGVAMLARDTLQAMRRVTLGEHTVSLEAEAAGATALLSAAGIATHHHIDLPQLAAEVDDVLAWGTREGVTNVLRHSAARTCSIVAGCNGGKVFLEIVNDGAHKKTGAGNGLSGLAERAAALSGTLSARQSRDGKFRLRIEIPEVTR
- a CDS encoding response regulator transcription factor; the protein is MIRVLVAEDMHMIRGALVALLSREDDIDVIAELDRGDLVVDEIVRTRPDVALLDIDMPGLDGISAAERVHEQVPQCQVLILTGLSQPGYLLRALQAHVRGFVVKDAPAQTLADSIRRVVAGERVIDADLVAAALETGTSPLTHREADVLRAAETGISTDEIARTLFLSAATVRNYLSNAIIKIGGRNRIDAIRIARHAGWL